In Hymenobacter sublimis, a single genomic region encodes these proteins:
- a CDS encoding DHA2 family efflux MFS transporter permease subunit, whose protein sequence is METGFTKWIIVITVVMCCLLELIDTSIVNVALTQMMGNLSATQQEVSWVVASYGIANVIVIPMTGFLAEQFGRKNYYLFSVILFTIASMLCGQSTNIWELVVFRFIQGIGGGALMATSQAILIDTFPPKQLPLGQALFGMGVIIGPTIGPTLGGFIVDNYDWPWIFYVNVPVGILASIFTVLFIRDPERIRNAIPRPLREIDWAGIFLLILGVGSLQLVLEQGETEDWFESLYINFFTLMAVVGMVGFIWRELTARQPIVDLRVLTRSRNLAIGAFLSFILGFGLFASVFVFPIFCQRILGFTAEQTGYLLLPGALLSGFMMPVVGKMIQGGVPQKYILPVGFTVFFVFSYWMSTQISPTAGESDFFWPLILRGFGLALLFLPITTMSLSGISGKDAGQAAGLTGMIRQLGGSFGVALVGTYLERSIAQNREGISSNVSLYDPETQQRLQGLTASFMSKGASFIDAQQQAYAALGGMIMKQTSIITYAQTFLMIGAFFLLCLPLILLVQRPKPGEKVDLNAAH, encoded by the coding sequence GTAAACGTGGCCCTAACCCAGATGATGGGCAACCTCTCGGCCACGCAGCAGGAAGTAAGCTGGGTGGTGGCCTCCTACGGCATTGCCAACGTGATTGTCATTCCGATGACGGGCTTTCTGGCCGAGCAGTTCGGCCGCAAAAACTACTACCTGTTCTCCGTGATTCTGTTCACCATTGCCTCCATGCTCTGCGGGCAAAGCACCAACATTTGGGAGCTGGTGGTGTTTCGCTTTATTCAGGGCATTGGTGGCGGCGCCCTCATGGCTACTTCCCAGGCTATTCTCATTGACACTTTTCCGCCCAAGCAGCTACCCTTGGGGCAAGCCCTGTTCGGCATGGGCGTCATCATTGGTCCTACCATTGGTCCTACCCTGGGCGGCTTTATTGTGGATAACTACGACTGGCCCTGGATTTTCTACGTGAACGTGCCGGTGGGTATTCTCGCCTCTATTTTCACGGTGCTGTTTATCCGCGACCCGGAGCGCATCAGGAACGCCATTCCGCGGCCCCTGCGCGAAATCGACTGGGCGGGTATCTTCCTGCTGATTCTGGGGGTAGGCTCCTTGCAGCTGGTACTGGAGCAGGGCGAAACTGAGGACTGGTTCGAGAGCCTGTACATCAACTTCTTTACCCTGATGGCCGTGGTTGGGATGGTGGGCTTTATCTGGCGTGAGCTGACGGCCCGGCAGCCCATCGTAGACCTACGGGTGCTCACGCGCAGCCGCAACCTGGCAATCGGGGCGTTTCTGTCGTTTATTCTGGGGTTCGGGCTGTTTGCTTCGGTGTTCGTATTCCCAATTTTCTGCCAGCGCATTCTGGGTTTCACGGCGGAGCAGACGGGCTACCTATTACTGCCGGGGGCCTTGCTTTCGGGCTTTATGATGCCGGTGGTGGGCAAGATGATTCAGGGCGGCGTCCCGCAGAAATACATTCTGCCCGTCGGCTTCACGGTCTTCTTCGTTTTCTCTTACTGGATGAGCACCCAGATTTCACCCACGGCCGGTGAGAGTGACTTCTTCTGGCCACTTATTCTGCGCGGGTTTGGGCTGGCCTTGCTGTTTCTGCCCATCACCACCATGTCGCTGTCGGGTATCAGTGGCAAGGATGCCGGGCAGGCCGCGGGCCTCACCGGCATGATTCGCCAGCTCGGCGGCTCGTTTGGGGTAGCGCTGGTCGGCACGTATTTGGAGCGCTCCATTGCCCAGAACCGAGAGGGTATTTCCTCCAACGTTTCCCTTTATGACCCCGAAACTCAGCAGCGCTTGCAGGGTCTCACGGCCAGCTTCATGAGCAAAGGCGCCAGCTTCATCGATGCCCAACAACAGGCCTACGCGGCCCTGGGCGGCATGATTATGAAGCAGACCTCCATCATCACCTACGCCCAAACCTTCCTGATGATTGGTGCCTTCTTCCTGCTGTGCCTACCCCTAATTCTGCTGGTGCAGCGCCCCAAGCCAGGAGAGAAAGTAGACCTGAACGCGGCCCACTAG